The proteins below are encoded in one region of Cucurbita pepo subsp. pepo cultivar mu-cu-16 chromosome LG10, ASM280686v2, whole genome shotgun sequence:
- the LOC111803793 gene encoding ABC transporter F family member 5 isoform X2: MDLTIKLHHLHLRPSFLTGSPLLDSRKTVFGACQPQVSNRTAVQSIGGNFKSIRASSLPNPRRANSRVEAVAVEASVAETSTKDDIESLFSSDSADGFEGKRVFKQSNAGDSRISSGVKLENVSKSYKGATVLKNVSWEVKKGEKVGLVGVNGAGKTTQMRIIAGLEEPDSGNVIKAKANMKIAFLSQEFEVSLSRTVKEEFLSAFKEEMEIATRLEKVQKALETAVEDLQLMGRLLDEFDLLQRRAQAVDLDEVDVKVSKLMPELGFSEEDSDRLVASFSGGWQMRMSLGKILLQEPDLLLLDEPTNHLDLDTIEWLEGYLNKQDVPMVIISHDRAFLDQLCTKIVETDMGVSRTYEGNYSQYVISKAEWIEAQNAAWEKQQKEIEHTKDLISRLGAGANSGRASTAEKKLERLQEEDLVEKPFQRKQMKIRFPERGQSGRSVVAIKNLEFGFEDKLFSKANLIIERGEKIAILGPNGCGKSTLLKLIMGLEKPKGGEVLLGEHNVLPNYFEQNQAEALDLDKTVLETVEEVAEDWRVDDIKGLLGRCNFKTEMLDRKVSFLSGGEKARLAFCKFMVKPSTLLVLDEPTNHLDIPSKEMLEEAINEYRGTVITVSHDRYFIKQIVNRVIEVKDGNLQDYAGDYNYYLEKNLDARERELEREAELEGKAPKLKAKSKMSKAEKEARKKQKIQSFQQAKAKSKGQKNSKRWN; this comes from the exons ATGGACTTGACTATCAagcttcatcatcttcaccTCCGCCCGAGCTTTCTCACCGGCTCACCTCTGTTGGATTCTCGGAAGACTGTATTTGGGGCTTGTCAGCCCCAGGTTTCGAATCGAACGGCTGTTCAATCCATTGGAGGTAACTTCAAAAGTATTAGAGCTAGTAGTTTGCCCAATCCTAGAAGAGCGAATTCTAGAGTGGAAGCAGTGGCCGTAGAAGCATCGGTTGCGGAAACTTCGACCAAAGATGATATTGAATCTTTGTTTTCCAGCGACTCTGCGGATGGATTTGAAGGTAAACGTGTATTTAAACAGTCAAATGCTGGCGATTCTCGAATTTCGTCAGGTGTGAAGCTTGAAAATGTGAGTAAGAGCTATAAGGGAGCGACGGTATTGAAGAACGTGAGTTGGGAAGTtaaaaaaggtgaaaaagtTGGTTTGGTTGGTGTAAATGGTGCAGGGAAAACGACGCAAATGCGGATTATTGCCGGTCTCGAAGAGCCTGATTCAGGGAATGTGATAAAGGCGAAGGCAAATATGAAAATTGCATTTCTGAGCCAAGAATTTGAGGTTTCGTTGAGCAGGACAGTGAAGGAGGAGTTTTTGAGTGCATTCAAAGAGGAAATGGAGATAGCAACAAGGTTGGAGAAAGTTCAGAAGGCTTTGGAAACTGCAGTGGAAGATTTGCAGTTGATGGGTAGGCTACTGGATGAGTTTGATTTGCTTCAGCGGCGAGCACAAGCAGTTGACCTAGACGAAGTGGATGTTAAGGTCAGTAAGCTGATGCCGGAACTTGGATTTTCTGAGGAGGACTCAGACAGGTTGGTGGCATCTTTTAGTGGGGGATGGCAGATGAGAATGTCGCTTGGGAAGATCTTACTTCAG GAGCCTGATTTGTTACTATTGGATGAGCCTACGAATCATCTTGATCTTGACACTATAGAGTGGCTTGAGGGTTATCTCAACAAGCAGGATGTGCCAATGGTTATCATTTCACATGACAGAGCTTTTCTGGATCAGCTGTGTACAAAAATAGTTGAAACTGATATGGGTGTATCGAGAACATATGAGGGAAATTATTCACAATATGTCATTTCAAAGGCTGAATGGATTGAAGCTCAAAATGCAGCGTGGGAGAAGCAGCAGAAGGAAATTGAACACACAAAAGACTTGATAAGTCGGCTAGGTGCTGGTGCAAATTCCGGTCGTGCTTCCACAGCTGAAAAG AAATTGGAGAGGCTTCAAGAAGAGGACCTTGTAGAAAAgccatttcaaaggaaacaAATGAAGATTAGATTCCCTGAGCGTGGGCAGAGTGGGAGATCTGTTGTAgctataaaaaatttggaatttggcTTTGAAGATAAG TTGTTCAGTAAAGCAAACCTTATCATTGAAAGGGGTGAGAAGATTGCCATTCTTGGCCCAAATGGATGTGGAAAAAGTACActactaaaattaataatgggTTTGGAAAAGCCAAAAGGAGGTGAAGTTCTGCTTGGGGAGCACAACGTGTTGCCTAACTATTTTGAACAAAATCAG GCTGAGGCACTTGATCTGGATAAGACAGTGCTCGAGACAGTAGAGGAAGTTGCTGAGGACTGGAGAGTTGATGACATAAAAGGTCTCCTCGGGCGCTGTAACTTTAAAACTGAGATGCTCGATAGGAAGGTTTCATTTTTGAGTGGTGGGGAGAag GCACGCCTTGCATTTTGTAAGTTCATGGTAAAACCATCAACGTTGTTGGTGTTGGATGAACCTACAAATCACTTGGATATACCTTCAAAAGAGATGCTCGag GAGGCAATAAATGAATACCGTGGCACTGTCATCACTGTTTCTCATGATCGATACTTTATAAAGCAAATTGTAAATAGAGTCATTGAAGTTAAAGACGGCAATTTACAGGATTATGCGGGTGACTACAAT TATTATCTGGAAAAGAATCTGGATGCCAGGGAAAGAGAGCTAGAACGTGAGGCAGAGCTTGAAGGAAAGGCTCCTAAGCTTAAAGCCAAATCCAAGATGTCTAAG GCCGAGAAGGAAGCACGGAAGAAACAGAAGATTCAGTCATTTCAGCAAGCGAAAGCTAAATCAAAAGGACAaaagaattccaagagatgGAACTGA
- the LOC111803153 gene encoding alkane hydroxylase MAH1-like, whose protein sequence is MNIIQSKFCRAPMASTDFSLILFAFLPFLFIIISGMWRAKLSGVVPWNWPILGMTPTVVGHIHRAHDRITEVLQEAGSTFFFKGVWFTGLDFLITVDPSNIHHIMSANFESYPKGPDFKYIFDVLGDGIFNSDSDAWKIQRITAHSLFRHHNFLQFLEKITVQKVKQGLIPILESVCENGSVLDLQDLFQRFSFDSTCKLVTGFDLNSLSLEFPQVPFSKAMDDVEEVIFLRHVFPKRLWEFQKKFQIGQAKRLKQAWEIIDQTIAKLIAAKRQSMNQLKNEDPEGGIDLMSSYMKNRENNDKMLRDTVLNFMIAGRDTVSSALSWFFFCLSNNPTVESKIREELETTIPTSEPRCQWRIFSIEKLDKLVYFHGALCEALRLYPPVPLQHKVCVQPDILPSGHRINPKTKILFSLYALGRMSDVWGKDCNEFKPERWISETGRIKHMPSYKFLAFNAGPRTCLGKQVAFTELKIVAAAIIHNYAIVQETGQAVVPSASVILHMKHGFKVRVTNRRR, encoded by the coding sequence ATGAACATAATCCAATCCAAGTTTTGCAGAGCTCCAATGGCTTCCACCGACTTTTCATTAATCCTTTTTGCGTTCTTaccatttcttttcataatcATCTCTGGAATGTGGAGGGCGAAATTGAGTGGGGTTGTGCCATGGAATTGGCCCATCCTGGGTATGACGCCCACCGTAGTCGGCCATATCCACCGAGCCCATGATCGTATAACCGAAGTCTTACAAGAAGCTGGCTctactttcttcttcaaaggCGTTTGGTTTACAGGTCTCGACTTCTTGATCACCGTCGACCCTTCAAACATCCACCATATTATGAGTGCCAATTTCGAAAGCTACCCAAAAGGCCCTGATTTCAAGTACATTTTCGACGTTTTGGGAGACGGAATTTTCAATTCCGACTCCGATGCTTGGAAAATTCAACGCATAACCGCTCATTCCCTGTTCCGCCATCATAATTTTCTCCAATTCTTGGAGAAAATTACGGTGCAGAAGGTGAAACAAGGGTTGATTCCAATACTTGAAAGTGTTTGTGAAAATGGGTCGGTGTTGGATTTGCAAGATTTGTTCCAGAGATTCTCGTTCGATTCAACTTGTAAGCTCGTCACTGGCTTCGACCTCAATAGCTTATCTCTTGAATTCCCTCAAGTTCCATTCTCAAAAGCTATGGACGACGTAGAGGAAGTGATTTTTCTCCGCCATGTTTTTCCCAAAAGATTATGGGAATTCCAGAAGAAATTCCAAATTGGACAAGCCAAGAGACTGAAACAAGCTTGGGAAATCATAGATCAAACCATCGCAAAATTGATAGCCGCCAAAAGACAGAGCATGAATCAGCTGAAAAACGAAGACCCAGAAGGGGGAATTGATTTAATGTCATCATACatgaaaaacagagaaaataaCGACAAGATGTTAAGAGACACCGTCTTAAATTTCATGATTGCAGGCAGAGACACTGTCAGTTCAGCTCTGTCTTGGTTTTTCTTCTGTCTTTCAAACAATCCGACAGTCGAATCAAAGATAAGAGAAGAGCTCGAAACAACGATTCCAACGAGCGAACCTCGTTGTCAATGGCGGATATTCTCGATCGAAAAGTTAGATAAATTAGTATACTTCCATGGGGCATTATGCGAAGCTCTTAGACTATACCCACCAGTGCCACTCCAGCACAAGGTGTGTGTACAGCCGGACATTCTTCCATCAGGGCATCGCATAAACCCCAAAACAAAGAtactattttcattatatGCATTGGGAAGAATGAGCGATGTGTGGGGGAAGGATTGCAATGAGTTCAAGCCAGAGCGATGGATATCAGAAACAGGAAGGATCAAGCACATGCCGTCTTACAAATTCTTGGCGTTCAACGCAGGGCCAAGGACTTGCTTGGGAAAGCAAGTGGCATTCACTGAGCTCAAAATAGTGGCAGCCGCCATTATCCATAACTACGCTATTGTTCAAGAAACAGGGCAGGCGGTTGTTCCAAGTGCTTCCGTTATTCTTCATATGAAGCATGGATTCAAGGTCAGGGTTACAAACAGACGGCGTTAA
- the LOC111804467 gene encoding uncharacterized protein LOC111804467, with amino-acid sequence MDDRKEKTAPWLSVPQFGDWDQKGQMPDYSLDFSKIRENRKQNKRDVSRASLGNEEELIASAAPPTTTNSFPTDNHHPYHQSHHSPPTRKSILSCFNCCVKA; translated from the exons ATGGACGATCGGAAGGAG AAAACTGCTCCATGGCTTTCAGTGCCACAGTTTGGAGATTGGGACCAGAAGGGACAGATGCCTGACTACTCTCTTGATTTCTCAAAAATTAGGGAAAATAGGAAACAGAACAAGAGAGACGTGTCTCGAGCGAGTCTTGGAAATGAAGAGGAGCTCATTGCCTCAGCTGCGCCTCCAACCACAACGAACTCTTTCCCAACTGATAACCATCACCCCTATCATCAGAGTCATCATTCTCCACCA ACAAGAAAGAGCATTCTAAGCTGCTTCAACTGCTGCGTGAAAGCTTGA
- the LOC111803793 gene encoding ABC transporter F family member 5 isoform X1 — MDLTIKLHHLHLRPSFLTGSPLLDSRKTVFGACQPQVSNRTAVQSIGGNFKSIRASSLPNPRRANSRVEAVAVEASVAETSTKDDIESLFSSDSADGFEGKRVFKQSNAGDSRISSGVKLENVSKSYKGATVLKNVSWEVKKGEKVGLVGVNGAGKTTQMRIIAGLEEPDSGNVIKAKANMKIAFLSQEFEVSLSRTVKEEFLSAFKEEMEIATRLEKVQKALETAVEDLQLMGRLLDEFDLLQRRAQAVDLDEVDVKVSKLMPELGFSEEDSDRLVASFSGGWQMRMSLGKILLQEPDLLLLDEPTNHLDLDTIEWLEGYLNKQDVPMVIISHDRAFLDQLCTKIVETDMGVSRTYEGNYSQYVISKAEWIEAQNAAWEKQQKEIEHTKDLISRLGAGANSGRASTAEKKLERLQEEDLVEKPFQRKQMKIRFPERGQSGRSVVAIKNLEFGFEDKQLFSKANLIIERGEKIAILGPNGCGKSTLLKLIMGLEKPKGGEVLLGEHNVLPNYFEQNQAEALDLDKTVLETVEEVAEDWRVDDIKGLLGRCNFKTEMLDRKVSFLSGGEKARLAFCKFMVKPSTLLVLDEPTNHLDIPSKEMLEEAINEYRGTVITVSHDRYFIKQIVNRVIEVKDGNLQDYAGDYNYYLEKNLDARERELEREAELEGKAPKLKAKSKMSKAEKEARKKQKIQSFQQAKAKSKGQKNSKRWN; from the exons ATGGACTTGACTATCAagcttcatcatcttcaccTCCGCCCGAGCTTTCTCACCGGCTCACCTCTGTTGGATTCTCGGAAGACTGTATTTGGGGCTTGTCAGCCCCAGGTTTCGAATCGAACGGCTGTTCAATCCATTGGAGGTAACTTCAAAAGTATTAGAGCTAGTAGTTTGCCCAATCCTAGAAGAGCGAATTCTAGAGTGGAAGCAGTGGCCGTAGAAGCATCGGTTGCGGAAACTTCGACCAAAGATGATATTGAATCTTTGTTTTCCAGCGACTCTGCGGATGGATTTGAAGGTAAACGTGTATTTAAACAGTCAAATGCTGGCGATTCTCGAATTTCGTCAGGTGTGAAGCTTGAAAATGTGAGTAAGAGCTATAAGGGAGCGACGGTATTGAAGAACGTGAGTTGGGAAGTtaaaaaaggtgaaaaagtTGGTTTGGTTGGTGTAAATGGTGCAGGGAAAACGACGCAAATGCGGATTATTGCCGGTCTCGAAGAGCCTGATTCAGGGAATGTGATAAAGGCGAAGGCAAATATGAAAATTGCATTTCTGAGCCAAGAATTTGAGGTTTCGTTGAGCAGGACAGTGAAGGAGGAGTTTTTGAGTGCATTCAAAGAGGAAATGGAGATAGCAACAAGGTTGGAGAAAGTTCAGAAGGCTTTGGAAACTGCAGTGGAAGATTTGCAGTTGATGGGTAGGCTACTGGATGAGTTTGATTTGCTTCAGCGGCGAGCACAAGCAGTTGACCTAGACGAAGTGGATGTTAAGGTCAGTAAGCTGATGCCGGAACTTGGATTTTCTGAGGAGGACTCAGACAGGTTGGTGGCATCTTTTAGTGGGGGATGGCAGATGAGAATGTCGCTTGGGAAGATCTTACTTCAG GAGCCTGATTTGTTACTATTGGATGAGCCTACGAATCATCTTGATCTTGACACTATAGAGTGGCTTGAGGGTTATCTCAACAAGCAGGATGTGCCAATGGTTATCATTTCACATGACAGAGCTTTTCTGGATCAGCTGTGTACAAAAATAGTTGAAACTGATATGGGTGTATCGAGAACATATGAGGGAAATTATTCACAATATGTCATTTCAAAGGCTGAATGGATTGAAGCTCAAAATGCAGCGTGGGAGAAGCAGCAGAAGGAAATTGAACACACAAAAGACTTGATAAGTCGGCTAGGTGCTGGTGCAAATTCCGGTCGTGCTTCCACAGCTGAAAAG AAATTGGAGAGGCTTCAAGAAGAGGACCTTGTAGAAAAgccatttcaaaggaaacaAATGAAGATTAGATTCCCTGAGCGTGGGCAGAGTGGGAGATCTGTTGTAgctataaaaaatttggaatttggcTTTGAAGATAAG CAGTTGTTCAGTAAAGCAAACCTTATCATTGAAAGGGGTGAGAAGATTGCCATTCTTGGCCCAAATGGATGTGGAAAAAGTACActactaaaattaataatgggTTTGGAAAAGCCAAAAGGAGGTGAAGTTCTGCTTGGGGAGCACAACGTGTTGCCTAACTATTTTGAACAAAATCAG GCTGAGGCACTTGATCTGGATAAGACAGTGCTCGAGACAGTAGAGGAAGTTGCTGAGGACTGGAGAGTTGATGACATAAAAGGTCTCCTCGGGCGCTGTAACTTTAAAACTGAGATGCTCGATAGGAAGGTTTCATTTTTGAGTGGTGGGGAGAag GCACGCCTTGCATTTTGTAAGTTCATGGTAAAACCATCAACGTTGTTGGTGTTGGATGAACCTACAAATCACTTGGATATACCTTCAAAAGAGATGCTCGag GAGGCAATAAATGAATACCGTGGCACTGTCATCACTGTTTCTCATGATCGATACTTTATAAAGCAAATTGTAAATAGAGTCATTGAAGTTAAAGACGGCAATTTACAGGATTATGCGGGTGACTACAAT TATTATCTGGAAAAGAATCTGGATGCCAGGGAAAGAGAGCTAGAACGTGAGGCAGAGCTTGAAGGAAAGGCTCCTAAGCTTAAAGCCAAATCCAAGATGTCTAAG GCCGAGAAGGAAGCACGGAAGAAACAGAAGATTCAGTCATTTCAGCAAGCGAAAGCTAAATCAAAAGGACAaaagaattccaagagatgGAACTGA
- the LOC111804006 gene encoding alkane hydroxylase MAH1-like has protein sequence MASLSFLSILLAFIPFVFALVVLSLKWNFNGLPWNWPFFGMTPTILFHIHRVHHRLTHILQQSPSTFLFKGAWFAGLDFFLTVDPSNIHHILSTNFDRYPKGPDFKYIFDVLGDGIFNSDSVSWKTQRTTAHALVRQEKFLHFLEKIAMKKVREELVSVLESVCENGSVLDLQDLFQRFSFDSTCMLVTGFDLHSLSLEFPQVPFSKAMDDIEEVIFLRHFIPKKIWEFQKKLQIGHPMRLQEAWEIIDQTIANLIATKRESLNQLREEKDEEGVDLITSYMENKENDDKMLRDTVLNFMIAGRDTLSSALSWFFFCLSNNPTVEAKIREELETTIPTSEPRGQWRMFSIKEVDKLVYFHGALCETLRLYPPVPFQHKIPSQPDVLPSGHHVNPKTKIIFSLYALGRMSDVWGKDCMEFKPERWVSEKGRIMHVPSHKFLAFNAGPRTCLGKQVAFTEMKIVAAAMIHNYAIVQETGQEVVPSASIILHMKHGLKVRVTKRWSC, from the coding sequence ATGGCTTCCTTAAGCTTTCTATCAATCCTTCTGGCTTTCATACCCTTTGTTTTCGCCCTGGTTGTTCTATCTCTGAAGTGGAACTTCAATGGGCTTCCATGGAATTGGCCTTTCTTCGGAATGACTCCCACTATTCTCTTCCATATCCACCGAGTTCATCATCGTCTAACTCATATCTTACAACAATCTCCTTccactttccttttcaaaGGTGCTTGGTTTGCTGGTCTTGATTTCTTCTTAACGGTTGACCCTTCAAACATTCACCATATTTTGAGTACTAACTTCGATCGATACCCCAAAGGCCCTGATTTCAAGTACATCTTCGACGTTCTCGGAGATGGGATTTTCAACTCCGACTCTGTTTCATGGAAGACCCAACGTACAACCGCTCATGCTCTGGTTCGTCAAGAGaagtttcttcatttcttgGAGAAAATTGCTATGAAGAAAGTGAGGGAAGAGTTGGTTTCAGTTCTTGAAAGTGTTTGTGAAAATGGGTCGGTGTTGGATTTGCAAGATTTGTTTCAGAGATTCTCGTTTGACTCCACTTGTATGTTGGTCACTGGCTTCGACCTCCATAGCTTATCTCTTGAGTTCCCTCAAGTTCCGTTTTCCAAGGCTATGGATGATATCGAGGAAGTGATATTTCTCCGACACTTCATTCCTAAGAAAATTTGGgaatttcaaaagaagctCCAAATTGGTCATCCCATGAGGCTGCAAGAAGCTTGGGAAATCATAGATCAAACCATCGCAAACTTGATAGCtaccaaaagggaaagcttgAATCAGctaagagaagagaaagatgaagaaGGGGTTGATTTGATCACATCATACatggaaaacaaagaaaatgacgACAAGATGTTGAGAGACACTGttttaaatttcatgattGCAGGCCGAGACACTCTAAGTTCAGCTCTCTCTTGGTTTTTCTTCTGTCTTTCAAACAATCCGACAGTCGAAGCGAAGATAAGAGAAGAGCTTGAAACAACGATTCCAACGAGCGAACCTCGTGGTCAATGGCGGATGTTTTCGATTAAAGAGGTAGATAAGTTAGTTTACTTTCATGGGGCCTTATGCGAAACGCTTAGACTTTACCCACCAGTTCCATTTCAACATAAAATCCCTTCACAACCTGACGTTCTTCCATCGGGGCATCACGTGAATCCTAAAACaaagataatattttcattatatgCATTGGGAAGAATGAGCGATGTGTGGGGGAAGGATTGCATGGAGTTCAAGCCAGAGAGATGGGTTTCAGAAAAGGGAAGGATCATGCATGTGCCGTCTCACAAGTTCTTGGCGTTCAACGCAGGGCCAAGAACTTGCTTAGGAAAGCAAGTGGCTTTCACTGAGATGAAAATAGTAGCAGCAGCCATGATTCATAACTACGCTATTGTTCAAGAAACAGGGCAGGAGGTTGTTCCAAGTGCTTCCATTATTCTTCATATGAAGCATGGATTGAAGGTCAGGGTTACTAAGAGATGGAGCTGCTGA